The genomic interval CAGCGTATCGGTATGCCCAAGACGGGAAATAACCGATGAGATTTCTGAGTTGAGAACCGTACCTTTCTTCATTTTCTTGCTCCACTAGCGAAACGTTTCGCTAAAAATAGTGTAGACGCAAGAGTGTTCAGAAAACCATCATGACGTAACGGAATTGTGATCGACGTCGAAACGTTTCGCTAAGTGAAATGGAGTGGAGGTAAATGCAAAACGGTAACCCCAAGGTTACCGTTTTTTATGTTTGCGCCCTCTCCCTGTGGGAGAGGGTCGGGGTGAAAGCATCAGACCACACAAAGACTTAAATCTCGACCTGTGTCCCCAGCTCAATCACGCGGTTAGGTGGGATCTCAAACTGGTCAGGCGCGCGCAGAGCGTTACGCTGCAGGATAAGGTACAGCTTGCCGCGCAGGCGCAGATACCATGGGCGCTTGCCGATAATCAGCGACTCGTGGGACATAAAGAATGACGTCTCCATCATCCGGCAGCTCAGCCCTTCCAGGCCGCAGCGGTGGAACACCTCTTCCACGTTTGGCGTTTCACGCCAGCCGTAGCTAGCCACCACGCGCCAGAATGTCGGCGACAGCTGCTCGATTTGTACGCGACGTACGTTGTGAACATACGGCGCATCTTCGGTGCGTAGCGTCAGCAGAATGACGCGCTCATGCAGGACCTTGTTGTGTTTGAGGTTATGCATCAGCGCAAACGGGATCACGTTCAGGGCACGAGACATATACACCGCGGTGCCGGGCACGCGAACCGGCGGTGATTTCTCCAGAGAAGCTATCATCGCCTCGAGAGAATTACCGTGCTCATGCATGCGGCGCAGCAGGCGGAAACGCTCGCTTTTCCATGTGGTCATGACGATAAACATCACCAGACCCAGCGTCAGCGGCAGCCAGCCCCCGGAGACAATCTTGTCGAGGTTCGCTGAGAACAGCGGCACGTCGATACACAGGAAGCCCACCAGAATCAATGCCACGAGGAATTTATTCCAGTGCCAGTTTCGGTACGCCACCGTGGTGGAGAGAAGCGATGTCAGCACCATCGTACCGGTTACCGCAATGCCGTAAGCCGCCGCCAGGTTGCTGGAGTGCTCGAAGCTGACGATAACAATGACAACAGCGAAATAGAGTAACCAGTTAATGAACGGGATGTAGATCTGGCCCGACTCCATCTCTGAGGTATGGATGATGCGCATCGGTGAGAGGTAACCCAGACGCACGGCCTGGCGCGTCAGAGAAAACACGCCTGAAATCACAGCCTGGGAGGCAATAACTGTCGCCAGCGTTGCCAGAATCAGCATCGGTACCAGCGCCCAGTCAGGTGCCAGCAGGAAGAACGGGTTCTTGATCGCTTCCGGGTTTTTAAGCAGCAGCGCACCCTGACCGAAGTAGTTCAGCACCAGTGACGGGAGCACCACAATAAACCATGCCACGCGGATAGGCAGTTTCCCGAAGTGCCCCATGTCAGCATACAGCGCTTCAACCCCGGTGATGGAGAGCACGACGGCTCCGAGCGCCACGAAGGAAACCACTTTGTATTCCAGGAAGAAATGCACCGCCCAGTATGGGTTCAGCGCGTGCAGCACTTCCGGGTTCGCGATAATGCTGCGCAAACCAAGCGCCGCGAGGATCAGGAACCATGCCAGCATAATCGGTGCAAACAGTTTGCCCACCAGCCCAGTGCCGTGCTTCTGGATCGCAAACAGCAGCGTCAACACGATTATCGCCAGCGGGACCACCCACGTATCAAGCTGCGGCGCGATAATCTCCAGCCCCTCTATCGCCGAGAGGACCGAAATCGCGGGCGTGATAACCACCTCGCCATAGAAGAAACTGCCGCCAATCAGGCCGATAATGACCAGCACTGAGGTCATTCTGGCCGAGGTATTGCGCCCGGCAAGGGACATCAGGGTCAGGATCCCACCTTCCCCTGCGTTATCTGCACGCATAACGAAGGAGAGATATTTAACAGAAACCACCAGGATCAGCAGCCAGAAAATGAGGGACAGGAAGCCAAACACGGCATCGCGTTCAACACCAAAGCCAAACTGGCCGGACAGACATTCACGAAGCGTATAAAGCGGGCTGGTGCCGATATCACCGTAGACAACCCCGATCGCCGCAAGCGTTATTGCGGGTAATGATTGCTTATTATCAGTGCTCATAGACTAGTCTTTTCGTTTAAATAACAAATGTGTTCCTGGTCCCTTGGCCCACAAAAAGCGCACAGTATGCACGATTCATTGCAAAATCGTACCCCTAAATGCAACCGCATTAATGTAGCGCAAAGAAAATTGCGCCGCACTTCAGTCTATTACCAGCCCTGACTGAAACGTCTATACTCGCTTCAATTGGCCGCCACGACGGCGAAAGGATGCAAAACTATTATGGCTCACTCACATTTATTAGCAGAAAGAATTTCCCGCCTTAGCAGCGCGCTGGAGAAAGGCCTTTTCGAGCGTAGCCACGCCATTCGCCTCTGTTTACTGGCGGCGTTGAGCGGTGAGAGCGTGTTTTTGCTGGGACCGCCGGGCATTGCCAAAAGCCTGATTGCCCGCAGGCTAAAATTTGCTTTTCAGAACGCCCGCGCTTTCGAATATCTCATGACCCGATTTTCCACCCCAGAAGAAGTTTTTGGCCCGCTTTCCATTCAGGCATTGAAAGATGAGGGGCGCTATCAGCGTCTGACAGAAGGGTATCTTCCGGAAGCTGAGATTGTTTTTCTCGATGAGATCTGGAAAGCCGGCCCGGCTATTCTGAACACTCTGCTCACGGCGATAAACGAACGTCGGTTCCGTAACGGCGCCAGTGAAGAGAAAATCCCGATGCGCCTGCTGGTGGCCGCCTCTAACGAACTGCCTGAAGCCGACAGCAGTCTGGAAGCGCTGTATGACCGTATGCTGATCCGCCTGTGGCTGGACAAAGTGCAGGATAAATCCAACTTCCGCTCCATGCTGGTCAGCCAACAGGATGAAAGTGAAAATCCGGTATCCGCTTCGCTGCAGGTAACGGATGAGGAGTATCACCAGTGGCAGGAGGATATCGGCAAAATCAAACTGCCAGACGCCGTCTTCGAGCTGATCTATCTGCTGCGTCAGCAGCTCGATCTCCTCCCTTCTGCACCCTATGTATCCGATCGCCGGTGGAAAAAAGCGATCCGCCTGCTGCAGGCCAGCGCCCTGTTCAGCGGGCGTGATGCCGTTGCGCCAATCGATTTGATCCTGCTGAAAGACTGCCTCTGGCACGATGCAGAAGGCATGAACCTGATGCAGCAGCAGCTTGACGTTTTGATGACCGGACACGCCTGGGGGCAGCAGGCGATGCTCAACCAGCTGGGGGCGATAGCCCAGCGACGCATTCAGCTCCAGCAGCAGCAAAGTGATAAAACCGCGCTGAAAGTGAATCGCCTGGGCGGCATGTTCGCCCGCAAACCGCACTACGAGCTTCCCGCGGATCTGACCGGCGCAACGCTAACGTTGCTGCTCCAGCAGCCACTTAAACTGCATGACATGCAGGTGGTGCATATTACGATTGAGCGCGAGGCGCTGGCGCAGTGGCTGGATAAGGGCGGAGAGATCCGTGGAAAACTCAACGGCATTGGTTTCGCGCAGCCGCTGAATATGGAAGTGGACAGTAGCCAGCATCTGGTGATCCGCGACGTCAGCCTCCAGGGATCGCGTCTGGCTCTGCCGGGAACCGCCTCTGACAGCGTCCCCGAAGAGATTAAGCAGCAGCTGGAAGCGCTGGATACCGAATGGCACCAGCAGCACACCCGCTTTAGCGAGCAGCAAAAATGCCTCTTTATTCATAGCGACTGGTTAGGTCGCATCGAAGCCAGCCTGCAGGACGTCAGCGCGCAGATCAAACAGGCGCGTCAATGCTAACTCTGGATACGCTTAACGTCATGCTGGCCGTCAGCGAGGAGGGGTTGATCGAAGAAGTGGTCATTACGCTTCTGGCGTCGCCGCAGCTGGCGGCGTTTTTTGAAAAATTTCCGAAGCTTAAAAAGGCGATGACGGACGATCTTCCGCGCTGGCGGGAAAATTTGCGTCTGCGGTTCAGAGAGACCGAAGTTCCGCCTGAATTAACGGAAGAAGTAGCCTGCTATCAGCGGTGCCAGCGGCTCTCTACGTCGCAGTTTATCGTCCAGCTCCCGCAAACTCTGACGTTGCTCGATAACGTCCACTCTCCGTTTGCCAGCCAGGCCCGGGCGCTGGTCACGGATAACGCAACCTTTACACCCGCACTACAAACCCTCTTCTTACAGCGCTGGCGCCTCAGCCTGGTGGTTCAGGCCACAACGCTGAACCAGCAGCTGCTGGACGAAGAGCGTGAACAGCTGCTCAGCGAAGTTCAGGAACGGATGACGCTGAGCGGCCAGCTTGAACAGGTGCTGGTGGAGAATGAAAACGCCGCAGGGCGTCTCTGGGACATGAGCGCCGGCCAGCTTCGGCGCGGGGATTATCAGCTGATCGTCAAGTACGGCGATTTTCTGGCGCAGCAGCCCGAGCTGATGAAGCTTGCAGAACAGCTGGGACGCTCAAGGGAGGCGAAGTCGGTTCCAAAGAAAGACGCCCCAATGGAAACCTTCCGCACCCTGGTGCGCGAACCAGCTACCGTGCCGGAGCAGGTCGACGGGCTCCAGCAGAGCGATGACATTTTACGCCTGCTGCCCACGGAGCTGAGCACGCTGGGGATGACCGAGCTGGAGTATGAGTTTTATCGTCGGCTGGTTGAAAAACAGCTTCTCACCTACCGACTGCACGGCGAAGCCTGGCGCGAGAAAGTCAGCCAACGGCCGGTCGTCCATCAGGATTTTGATGAACAGCCGCGCGGGCCATTCATTGTTTGCGTGGATACGTCCGGTTCGATGGGCGGGTTTAACGAGCAGTGCGCGAAGGCGTTCTGTCTGGCACTGATGCGCGTGGCGCTGGCCGATCGCCGTCGCTGCTTTATCATGCTCTTCTCCAGCGAGGTGGTGGGCTATGAGCTGACGAACCAGCAGGGTATCGAGCAGGCAATCCGCTTCCTGAGCCAGCGCTTTCGCGGCGGCACGGATCTGGCCAGCTGCTTTCGCAGCATTGTGGAGCGTATGCAGGGAGGCGACTGGTACGACGCTGACGCGGTGGTAATTTCCGATTTTATTGCTCAGCGGCTGCCGGATGACGTGGTAAATAAAGTGAAGGAACTACAGCGGGTGCATCAGCATCGTTTTCATGCGGTGGCGATGTCAGCCCATGGAAAACCCGGCATCATGCGCATCTTCGATCATATCTGGCGCTTTGATACCGGGTTACGTAGCCGCCTGCTCAGACGCTGGCAGCGTTAATTAAAGAAGAGAACCGACGCTTTCGCGTACCTGCTGCGGCCAGACGCCACACTGAACCTGACCGATATGGGGTAATTGCAGCAGCAGCATGGTCAGACGGGACTGGCCAATACCGCCGCCGATCGTCTGAGGCATTTCACCGCGCAGCAGCGCCTGGTGCCACTCGAGTTTGAGACGATCTTCATCACCGGTGACCGCCAGCTGGCGCTTCAGCGCGTCAGCATCCACACGGATCCCCATAGAAGAGAGCTCGAATGCGTCTTCCAGTACCGGGTTCCACACCAGAATATCGCCGTTCAGCCCGGCAAACTCGCTCTCACCCGCAGTGCTCCAGTCATCATAATCCGGCGCGCGAACGTCGTGGCGTTTGCCATCAGACAGCTTGCCGCCGATCCCAATCAGAAATACCGCGCCCAGCTCTTTGGCGATCGCACGCTCGCGGCCTTTGGCATCCAGACCCGGGAAGCGGCTCAGCAATTCCTGGCTGTGCACAAAGTGGATCGTATCCGGCAGGAACGGTGCCAGACCAAACTCTTTGCTTACGGCCGCTTCGGTCGCTTTGATCCCGGCGTAGATCGCCTCAACGGTAGATTTCAGCGTACCGACGTGGCGCTCGCCGTCACCCATAACGCGCTCCCAGTCCCACTGGTCAACATAGACAGAGTGAATTGGGGTGAGGCGATCTTCATCGGGGCGAAGGGCTTTCATGTGCGTGTAGAGCCCTTCGCCCGCGCTGAAGTCGTGTTGCCCCAGGGTTTGGCGCTTCCACTTCGCCAGTGAATGAACCACTTCGAACTGGGCGTCTGGCAGTGTTTTCACTTTAACCTGTACCGCTTTTTCGCATCCAGAGAGGTTATCCTGGGTCCCGTCACCCACGCGGCTCAGAATCGGCGCCTGAACTTCAATAAGGCCAAGCTTCTCTTCCAGCTGGCGGGAAAAATGGGATTTAACGAAACTGATCTGGCGTTGTTTTGCGATGTAAGCGGTTTTCATTATTTATACTCCTGCGTCCTGTTGATATTGATTAAGCAACAGAAATGGCATCACATTCAATAACCCATCAACAAAAAGCCACCTTCACTTTTGATTCGATAAAATTAAACGCTAGAATAGAGTGATTCATTAATCTTCATAAGAAAAAGCTATGGAAAATTATCAGATCGATAATCTCGACCGCGGCATTCTGGAGGCCTTAATGGCCAATGCCCGTACCGCCTACGCCGAACTGGCAAAACAGTTTGGCGTCAGCCCGGGAACCATTCACGTTCGCGTAGAGAAGATGAAGCAGGCGGGGATCATTACCGGCGCACGCATTGACGTCAGTCCTAAACATCTGGGTTACGACGTCTGCTGCTTCATCGGCATCATTCTTAAAAGTGCCAAAGACTACCCTTCCGCCCTGGCGAAGCTGAACGCGCTGGATGAAGTCACCGAGGCGTATTACACCACCGGGCATTACAGCATCTTTATTAAAGTCATGTGCCGATCCATCGACGCCCTCCAGCAGGTACTTATCAACAAGATCCAAACAATCGATGAAATTCAGTCCACCGAGACATTGATCTCCCTGCAAAACCCGATCATGCGTACCATTCGCCCGTGATCGGGCAAATTCATTCCCACATTTTCCACAGGTAGATCCCAGCTCGTTCACAGCGTACAATGGCCGTCTCTTTATCTGGACGAGCGATCAATGGCGGACATTACCCTTATCAGCGGCAGCACCCTTGGTGGTGCGGAATACGTAGCGGAACATCTGGCTGAAAAGCTGGAAGAGGCAGGCTTTTCCACGGAAACTCTGCACGGCCCGTTGCTGGAAGATCTCCCGACTGACGGGGTCTGGCTGCTGATCACCTCCACGCACGGCGCGGGCGATCTGCCGGATAACCTGCAACCTTTATATGACGAACTGCTGGAACAGCAGCCCGACCTGTCAAACGTCCGTTTTGGCGCAGTCGGGATCGGCAGTCGTGAATATGACACCTTTTGCGGGGCAATAGAGAAAGTCGAAGCCGCTGTTAACTCCTGCGGAGCAAAACAGTTGGGCGAAACACTCAAGATCAACGTCCTCGATCATGACATTCCGGAGGATCCAGCCGAGATCTGGCTCGCGGAATGGAAAAATTTACTCAAAAACGATTAAAGATCGCGCGAACAGATGTGGATAACTCTGGTTAAAAGCTCGTATTAACCCGTAGTTATCCAAAGAACAACTATTGCATCGTTTTTGACCTGTGCATAAAGTCGCGATCTGATCCCAGCTTATACTGTCCAGGATCACCGATCATTCACAGCAAACGATCCTTTCTAACTGCATGATCTTCTTTGTGAGATCGGACTTATCCACACAAGTTCGCGATCCTAATAAGAGATCACAATAGAACAGATCTCTAAATAAAAAGATCTTCTTTTTAATAGCCCAGGATCCCAATGCTTTCTCGAAAGACTAAAGTTGAGTAGAATCCACGGCCCGGGCTTCAATCCATTTTCATACCGCTTTACGCGAGGCAGACCACCATGTTTTATCAGGATCCTTTTGACGTCATCATCATTGGCGGGGGTCATGCAGGCACTGAGGCCGCAATGGCCGCAGCGCGTATGGGTCAGCAGACCCTGCTTTTGACACACAATATCGACACGCTGGGACAAATGTCCTGTAATCCGGCGATTGGCGGCATTGGGAAAGGACACCTGGTAAAAGAAGTGGATGCACTTGGCGGCCTGATGGCGAAGGCGATCGATCGGGCTGGCATCCAGTTTAGGATACTAAACGCGAGTAAAGGTCCCGCTGTGCGTGCGACCCGTGCCCAGGCAGACCGCGTGCTTTACCGTCAGGCTGTGCGCACCGCGCTGGAGAACCAGCCTAACCTGATGATCTTCCAGCAGGCTGTAGAAGATCTTATCGTTGAGAACGATCGCGTCGTGGGTGCCGTGACCCAGATGGGCCTCAAATTCCGCGCTAAAGCCGTGGTGCTGACCGTGGGCACATTCCTGGACGGTAAAATTCATATCGGTCTGGATAACTACAGCGGTGGCCGTGCCGGCGATCCGCCGTCTATTCCACTGTCTCGCCGTCTGCGTGAACTGCCGCTGCGCGTCAGTCGCCTGAAAACCGGTACGCCGCCGCGTATTGATGCACGCACCATTGATTTCAGCGTGCTGGCGCAACAGCACGGTGATAACCCAATGCCGGTCTTCTCGTTCATGGGTAATGCGGCGCAACATCCGCAGCAGGTACCGTGCTACATCACGCATACCAACGAGAAAACCCATGACGTGATCCGCAATAACCTCGATCGCAGCCCCATGTATGCTGGCGTGATCGAAGGGATCGGCCCACGCTACTGTCCGTCGATCGAAGACAAAGTGATGCGCTTTGCCGATCGTAACCAGCACCAGATCTTCCTGGAGCCGGAAGGGCTGACCTCGAACGAAATTTACCCGAACGGCATATCCACCAGCCTGCCGTTCGATGTGCAGATGCAAATTGTTCGCTCAATGCAGGGGATGGAGAATGCGAAAATCGTTCGCCCTGGCTACGCTATTGAGTACGATTTCTTCGATCCGCGCGACCTGAAGCCAACCCTGGAAAGCAAATTCATCCATGGTCTGTTCTTCGCGGGGCAGATTAACGGCACCACCGGATACGAAGAAGCGGCTGCACAAGGTCTGCTTGCCGGTCTGAACGCCGCGCGCTTCTCCGCTGAGAAAGAGGGCTGGGCACCAGGCCGTTCTCAGGCCTATCTTGGTGTGCTGGTTGACGATCTCTGCACGTTGGGTACCAAAGAACCGTACCGCATGTTTACTTCTCGTGCTGAATATCGCCTGATGCTGCGCGAAGATAACGCCGACCTGCGTCTGACCGAAATGGGCCGCGAGCTGGGTCTGGTCGATGACGAGCGCTGGGCGCGTTTCAACGAAAAGCTGGAGCGCATTGAACAGGAACGTCAGCGCCTGAAAACCACCTGGGTCAATCCGCAGGCGGAAACCGCTGCCGAAGTAAACGCTCACTTAACCGCGCCGCTGTCGCGCGAAGCCAGCGGGGAAGATCTGCTGCGCCGTCCTGAAGTCACCTACGAGAACCTGGTCAAACTGACCGCGTTCGCGCCGGGCCTGAAAGACGCTGAAGCTGCCGAGCAGGTTGAGATTCAGGTGAAGTACGAAGGTTACATCGCGCGTCAGCAGGACGAGATCGAAAAACAGCAGCGTAACGAAAACACGCTGCTGCCGGAAATGCTGGACTACCGCCAGGTGACGGGCCTTTCCAACGAAGTGATCGCCAAGCTGAACGATCACAAACCGGTATCGATCGGCCAGGCATCCCGTATCTCCGGCGTCACGCCTGCGGCGATTTCCATTCTGCTGGTCTGGCTGAAAAAGCAGGGCATGCTGCGCCGCAGCGCGTAATGCCCAGAACATTGCCCGGTGGCGCTGCGCTTACCGGGCCTGATGAACCCGTAGGGCGGGTAAGCGAAGCGCCACCCGCCACCTAAGTTTTCCAACAGGTATTCACCGTGCTCAACAAACTTTCTCGTCTGCTGGATCAGGCAGGTATTTCGCTCACCGATCACCAGAAAAATCAGCTGGTGGCCTATGTCGACATGCTGAACAAATGGAACAAAGCGTACAACCTGACCTCAGTACGTGACCCCAACGAGATGCTGGTACGCCATATTCTCGATAGCATCGTGGTTGCCCCCTGGCTGAAAGGTGAACGTTTTATCGACGTGGGTACGGGACCTGGTTTACCGGGCGTTCCGCTGTCGATTGTTCGCCCTGAGAGCCACTTCACGCTGCTGGACAGCCTTGGCAAGCGCGTGCGCTTTTTACGTCAGGTACAGCATGAGCTTAAGCTTGAGAACATCACACCCGTGCAGAGCAGGGTAGAAGCGTTTCCGGCTGAGCCACCGTTTGACGGGGTTATCAGCCGCGCGTTTGCTTCGCTGAACGACATGGTGAGCTGGTGTAAGCATTTGCCTGCTGAGAATGGCCGCTTTTATGCGCTGAAAGGGCAGTTGCCTGGCGATGAGATTGAACAGCTTCCGGACGGATTTGCTGTTGAATCCATCGAGAAATTAAACATTCCTCAGCTCGAAGGTGAACGTCACCTGGTGATAATTAAGCCAAACAATTTTTAAAAAAATAATAAAAAATGTGGAATTCGTGCTGTTGTTGTCATGTTAAAAAACAGCACAACTACCAGGGATTTACCGGGGGGCTTTTAACCTCGGTTTCACTAAGGTTTTTCTTACAGTTAACGTAGCGCCTATTATTTACCGAAAAGATAGTCATCTATGAAAATATAAGTCTGCTAAAAGTGGAAGGCAGTAACCAGAACTCGATGTTAATTATTTATTAAGAATGTCAATAAAAGGTTTTTATTGTGTACTGGGCTGTTTTGAAAATAGTTACGACGTTTTGCTTTTAATTTCATAAAGATAAATTTACGCGATTTGCGTCTTTGATAAATACAACCTTATCGCAAATGTGTGTTTTGTGATCTCGTGCACGCTTTATCGCCAAGGTTTTCGCGCTGTTTGCAGTTTTGGTCGAAGGTTGACGCTTTCTACGAAAGTTAAAAAATAGCGGTGGGGAAAAATATTTAAACATTTATTCACCTTTTCGCTACTTAATGTTTGAAATCACGGGTGCGCACCGTATAATTTGACCGCTTTTTGATGCTTGACTCTGAGCCTTAAAGAACGTTTTATACGACACGCGGCATACCTCGAAGGGAGCAGGAGTAAAAACGTGATGTCTGTGTCGCTCTTGAGTAGAAACGTTGCTCGTAAGCTTCTGTTCGTTCAGTTTCTGGCTGTGATAGCAAGTGGACTGCTGTTTAGCCTCAAAGACCCCTTCTGGGGCATCTCCGCCGTGTGCGGGGGTTTGGCGGTTATGCTGCCAAACGTGTTGTTTATGATTTTTGCCTGGCGTCATCAGGCGCATACACCCGCCAAAGGCCGCGTGGCCTGGTCCTTCGCCCTCGGCGAAGTGTGTAAGGTGTTGCTGACCTTTGCTCTACTGGTGATGGCGCTGGCGGTTTTGAAAGTGGTCTTCATGCCGCTGATAGCAACGTGGGTTTTGGTGCTGGTGGTACAAGTTCTGGCTCCAGCTGTAATCAATAACAAAGGGTAAAAGGCATCATGGCTTCAGAAAATATGACGCCGCAGGATTACATAGGTCACCATCTGAATAACCTTCAGCTGGACCTGCGTACATTCTCGCTGGTGGATCCACATAACCCCCCGGCCACCTTCTGGACGATCAACATCGACTCCATGTTCTTCTCGGTGGTTTTGGGTCTTCTGTTCCTGGCCATGTTCCGCGGTGTTGCTAAACGAGCGACCAGCGGTGTACCAGGGAAATTCCAGACATTCATCGAAATGATCATCGGCTTCGTCCATGGCAGCGTCAAAGACATGTACCATGGTAAGAGCAAGCTGATTGCTCCGCTGGCCCTGACCGTGTTCGTTTGGGTCTTCCTGATGAACCTGATGGACCTGCTGCCAATCGATCTGCTGCCGTTTATCGGCGAGCACATCTTCGGCCTGCCTGCGCTGCGTGTTGTACCGTCTGCGGACGTGAACATCACCCTGTCGATGGCGCTGGGCGTATTTATCCTGATTCTTTTCTACAGCATCAAAATGAAAGGCGTAAGCGGCTTTGTGAAAGAGCTTACCTTGCAGCCGTTCAACCACTGGGCGTTTATTCCGGTCAACCTGATCCTGGAAGGCGTTAGCCTGCTGTCCAAACCTGTTTCACTGGGTCTGCGACTGTTCGGCAACATGTATGCGGGTGAGCTGATTTTCATTCTGATCGCGGGTCTTCTGCCGTGGTGGTCACAGTGGATTCTGAATGTGCCATGGGCCATTTTCCACATCCTGATCATTACGCTGCAAGCCTTTATCTTCATGGTTCTGACGATCGTCTATCTGTCGATGGCGTCTGAAGAGCACTGATTTTTTACCAACACTACTACGTTTTAATTGAAACAAACTGGAGACTGTCATGGAAAACCTGAATATGGATCTGCTGTACATGGCTGCCGCTGTGATGATGGGTCTGGCGGCTATCGGTGCTGCGATCGGTATCGGCATCCTCGGGGGCAAATTCCTGGAAGGCGCAGCGCGTCAACCTGATCTGA from Enterobacter sp. JBIWA008 carries:
- the atpI gene encoding F0F1 ATP synthase subunit I → MSVSLLSRNVARKLLFVQFLAVIASGLLFSLKDPFWGISAVCGGLAVMLPNVLFMIFAWRHQAHTPAKGRVAWSFALGEVCKVLLTFALLVMALAVLKVVFMPLIATWVLVLVVQVLAPAVINNKG
- the atpE gene encoding F0F1 ATP synthase subunit C; translation: MENLNMDLLYMAAAVMMGLAAIGAAIGIGILGGKFLEGAARQPDLIPLLRTQFFIVMGLVDAIPMIAVGLGLYVMFAVA
- the atpB gene encoding F0F1 ATP synthase subunit A, encoding MASENMTPQDYIGHHLNNLQLDLRTFSLVDPHNPPATFWTINIDSMFFSVVLGLLFLAMFRGVAKRATSGVPGKFQTFIEMIIGFVHGSVKDMYHGKSKLIAPLALTVFVWVFLMNLMDLLPIDLLPFIGEHIFGLPALRVVPSADVNITLSMALGVFILILFYSIKMKGVSGFVKELTLQPFNHWAFIPVNLILEGVSLLSKPVSLGLRLFGNMYAGELIFILIAGLLPWWSQWILNVPWAIFHILIITLQAFIFMVLTIVYLSMASEEH